Genomic DNA from Candidatus Sulfotelmatobacter sp.:
CAGCGGCGCGTATCTCGGTCAGTGGGGCTCGGGCGGCACGGGAAACGGTCAGTTCGACGGCCCATTCGCTGTCGCCGTCGATGCCACCGGCTTCGTGTACGTGGCCGACGTCGGCAACAATCGCATCCAGAAGTTCACGGTTGGCGGCGACTTCGTCACCCAATGGGGTGGGCCCGGACGCGGCGATGGCATGTTCAACGGACCCTACGGTGTGGCGGTCGACGCATCTGGATTCGTTTACGTAGTCGATAGGTTCAACAACCGCATCGAGAAGTTCACCTCCGACGGCTCGTTCGTCGGGAAGTGGGGTGCCTACGGTTCCGGGAACGGCCAGCTCTCGTATCCACAGGGCATCGCCGTTGATGCCAGCGGAACGCAGTACGTCACGGACGAAGACAACAGGCGAGTCGAGGCGTTCACCAGCGGTGGCGCCTACCTCACGCAGTGGGGCACTCAAGGGACGGGGAACGGCCAGTTCTCGTGGCCATCCGGAATCGCCATCGATGCCAGCGGAGCCGTCTACGTCGCGGACTTCGACCTCGCCACCGTGCAGAAGTTCGGCGCCGGAGTCACGCCCACAAGAACGATCTCGTGGGGCCGCTTGAAGGCCGCGTACCGCTAGTCGCCGGAAGACTCTCCGCCTCGCGCACCCAACTGCGCGACGACCCTCAGGCGCTTTCCAGCGGGTTCCAACCTCGCCCGGGAGTCCGGCAGGGCGCTCAAGTCCCCGGCGCGGGCCATCAGGCAACCGCTCCCGCAACCGATGCCCGCAGCGAATCCATGTCCCGCAGCCAGCCCGTAAGTTGGTTCCAACTCGGCATCGTCGGGGACGCCAGACTCTCGATCTCGCTCTCCATCCCGAGCACGCTCGGCCCCGGTCGACGCATCATGCCGTCAGAAATGAACCGTACCGGGTTCTCCGGAGAGCTCCGGACATGAGTTACGCGACCTCGGTCTGTGCTGCGTGACGCTGATAGTACGCCTGCTCGTATTCGATCGGTGGAACGTAGCCGAGCGGCTCGAGCAGACGCTTGCCGTTGAACCACGCGACCCAGTCGAGCGTCGCGAACTCGACGTCGTCGAGCCCCTTCCACGGTCCCCGGCGATGGATGACTTCCGCCTTGAACAACCCGATCACACTTTCGGCCATCGCGTTGTCGTACGGGTCGCCGCGACTGCCGACCGAGGGCTCGATGCCGGCCTCGGCCAGCCGCTCGGTGTAGCGGATCGACAGGTACTGCACGCCGCGATCACTGTGATGCACCAGCCGCTCCGCGTTGCCGAGTGGGCGCTCGTAGAGCGCCTGCTCCAGCGCATCGAGCGCCAGGTCACTGCGCAGCGAGTTCGACGCCCGCCAGCCCACGATCCGGCGCGAGAACACATCGATCACGAACGCCACGTACACGAACCCGCGCCAGGTCGCCACGTAGGTCAGGTCGGCGACCCACAGCTGGTTCGGTCGCGTCGCCTGGAACTTCCGCGTGACCAGGTCCGCCGGGCGCGGCGCCGTCGTGTCCGGGATCGTCGTCACCTTGAATGTGCGGCCCCGCACCGTGCCGCGCAGGCCAAGACGCCGCATCAGGCGCTCCA
This window encodes:
- a CDS encoding IS3 family transposase (programmed frameshift) — protein: MARTSKYSPEVRERAVRMVQEHREQYESQWAAIRSIAEKVGCTAEALRRWVRQAERDQGQRPGLTSDERQRLKRLERENLELRRANEILRLASALFREGGARPPSEVMVRFIDEQREKFGVEPICRVLPIAPSVYYEHKVRERCPERRSLRTRRDERLCPHVRRVWDENQQVYGPRKVWKQLKREQHVVARCTVERLMRRLGLRGTVRGRTFKVTTIPDTTAPRPADLVTRKFQATRPNQLWVADLTYVATWRGFVYVAFVIDVFSRRIVGWRASNSLRSDLALDALEQALYERPLGNAERLVHHSDRGVQYLSIRYTERLAEAGIEPSVGSRGDPYDNAMAESVIGLFKAEVIHRRGPWKGLDDVEFATLDWVAWFNGKRLLEPLGYVPPIEYEQAYYQRHAAQTEVA